From Deinococcus misasensis DSM 22328, one genomic window encodes:
- the glyS gene encoding glycine--tRNA ligase subunit beta, which yields MILLFEIGTEELPAFYVDEGREGLENLLSERLKQARLTFDSIELFSTPRRLAARISGLPERQERQVTERRGPSVKAGEKAAQGFAGSIGKTLADLTEKDGYYYVTLTDEGKATQDLLPELLANVVRDLPAKRKMRWGAVEDCQFVRPVQWLVALLDDQVLPVQVAGLTASRTTKGHRFMAPTPFNIQSPASYEQQLEEAYVIASQQKRYDLVIEAAKGALEEGQSLEWHDDLVSEIVNLVEYPTAYLGRFDEKYLKLPDEVLAETMMVHQRYFPVKGETRLVNGFVVISNNRVPDVSVPMKGYVQVLDGRLSDALFFWNNDTTKTLLEHRERLSGMAFQKGLGNMLDKQTRLRDLSQRLAAKLGADSGVVSQAAEVFKADLATQLVYEYADLAGVVGKAYALNEGKAAEVADALEQGVKPVTAEAELPATLTGAVLSLADRLDTLVGFFSIGKAPSGSADPFGLRRLGIGAVRLVAAFGIEVSLMALLKEAAAVYAAQNIEVSEASLQQLETFLWERFSGLMTSAGYPVQSVRAAREAASNFYPAAWRIALLKELSQQAEFEDLATLYKRAANLSKDVEASEVQLDLAEHDSERALFAALKELQEASVQLEYAAKAAFPAWDISEGSESKLPLENQIRQVVLIKPILDAFFNDVMVMVENEQVRQNRLAALAQVRQAVQGLARLELL from the coding sequence ATGATTCTGCTGTTTGAAATCGGCACCGAAGAACTCCCGGCCTTCTATGTGGATGAGGGCCGCGAAGGGCTTGAAAACCTGCTCTCTGAACGTCTGAAACAGGCCCGCCTGACGTTTGATTCCATCGAACTGTTCTCTACACCACGCAGGCTTGCTGCACGCATCTCTGGCCTCCCAGAGCGTCAGGAGCGTCAGGTCACCGAACGCCGTGGACCCAGCGTCAAAGCTGGAGAGAAAGCTGCACAGGGCTTCGCGGGCAGCATTGGCAAAACCCTTGCCGACCTGACCGAAAAAGACGGTTATTACTACGTCACCCTGACCGATGAAGGCAAAGCCACCCAAGACCTGCTCCCAGAGCTTCTGGCCAATGTGGTCCGTGACCTGCCTGCCAAACGCAAAATGCGCTGGGGTGCCGTGGAAGACTGCCAGTTTGTGCGCCCGGTGCAGTGGTTGGTGGCCCTCCTGGACGATCAGGTGCTGCCTGTGCAGGTGGCTGGACTGACCGCCTCCAGAACCACCAAAGGGCACCGTTTCATGGCCCCCACCCCCTTCAACATCCAGAGCCCTGCTTCTTACGAGCAGCAACTTGAAGAAGCTTACGTGATTGCCAGCCAGCAAAAACGTTATGACCTCGTGATCGAAGCTGCAAAAGGTGCCCTCGAAGAGGGTCAATCTCTGGAATGGCATGACGATCTGGTGAGCGAGATCGTCAACCTTGTGGAGTACCCCACCGCTTACCTCGGGCGTTTTGACGAGAAGTACCTGAAACTCCCTGACGAGGTGCTGGCTGAAACCATGATGGTCCACCAGCGCTACTTCCCGGTCAAAGGGGAAACCCGTCTGGTGAACGGCTTTGTGGTGATCTCCAACAACCGGGTTCCTGACGTGTCTGTGCCCATGAAAGGCTATGTGCAGGTGCTCGATGGTCGCCTCTCGGACGCCCTGTTCTTCTGGAACAACGACACCACCAAAACTCTGCTGGAGCACCGCGAACGCCTCTCTGGCATGGCTTTCCAGAAGGGCCTCGGAAACATGCTGGACAAGCAAACCCGTTTGCGTGACCTGTCCCAGAGGCTGGCCGCCAAACTGGGTGCAGACTCTGGTGTGGTCTCTCAGGCTGCAGAGGTCTTCAAAGCTGATCTGGCCACCCAACTGGTCTACGAGTACGCCGACCTTGCAGGTGTGGTGGGCAAAGCCTACGCTCTGAACGAAGGCAAAGCTGCAGAAGTCGCAGATGCGCTGGAACAAGGGGTCAAACCTGTCACTGCCGAGGCCGAACTGCCTGCCACCCTGACCGGAGCAGTGCTGTCTCTGGCAGACCGTCTGGACACACTGGTGGGCTTCTTTTCGATTGGCAAAGCCCCCTCAGGCAGTGCGGATCCCTTTGGCCTGCGCCGTTTGGGAATTGGTGCCGTGCGTCTGGTGGCCGCTTTTGGCATTGAAGTGTCTTTGATGGCCCTCCTAAAGGAAGCTGCAGCCGTTTATGCTGCCCAAAACATTGAAGTGTCCGAAGCCAGCCTGCAACAGCTGGAAACCTTCCTGTGGGAACGCTTCTCGGGCCTGATGACCTCTGCTGGGTACCCTGTGCAGTCTGTTCGGGCTGCCAGAGAAGCCGCCAGCAATTTCTACCCTGCTGCGTGGCGCATTGCCCTGCTGAAAGAACTGTCCCAGCAAGCCGAATTCGAGGACCTCGCCACCCTGTACAAACGTGCAGCGAACCTCTCCAAAGACGTGGAAGCCTCTGAAGTGCAACTGGACCTCGCAGAGCACGACTCTGAACGTGCCCTGTTCGCAGCTTTGAAAGAGTTGCAAGAGGCCAGCGTGCAACTGGAGTACGCAGCCAAAGCCGCTTTCCCTGCATGGGACATCTCTGAAGGCAGCGAAAGCAAACTGCCTCTGGAAAACCAGATCCGTCAGGTGGTCCTGATCAAACCCATCTTGGACGCCTTCTTCAACGATGTGATGGTGATGGTGGAAAACGAACAG